The genomic stretch AAAGCTAAAAAACTACGGCAAAATCACGCCGGGGGCGGCGGACCGCCGAAGAACAGGTAATCGACCAGATACGAAAGGTCGCTGATATCGATACCACCAAGCCCATCAACGTTTCCGGCGTACGGGTCAGGCGCTGGACCGCCGAAAAACAGGAAATCGATCATCGCCTGGAGGTCCGAAATATCCACGGCGCCATCGTTGGTCAGATCACCCCGCAGAGTCTGCCGGACTTTGATTTTCGGGATCTTCCAGACTGGCCAGTAGCTCCCCCAAATCGAAGCCATGTACGGTGTCCGAGTTCCGATGGTGATGGTGTCAAATGTGACCACCGTGCCCTTGGGGGCGTTGGACGGCACATTGATAAAGAGCTTCAACACCACTCCCGTGTCGGCGGGAAGATAGTTGGAATTGGTGCCGGAATACGACTTCAGGAAGATGGCGTATTGTTTCAGGGATGGCACAAACGACGAATACTGGGCCTGCGCGAAATACGAAGCACGAGTTCCGACAACCGAGAAAGAGTCGAGCGTGATGTTGGCCGTATTCTGCATGCTGAAGGCATACTGCAGTTCCTTGATTGGCGACGTATTGTGGAGGTAAATGGGGATTGTCACCTTGGACGGCCGTTCTACAATCATTGAGTCGGTGCCAGCCGTGTCGGCCCGCGCCCAGATGTAGCTCAGCAATTGCTCTTCACCATCGCCGACCGCATCGGTGATTCTCAGCCCAACATCGTAGACGCCATTCGGTCCGGCCGTCGTATAGGTATGCAACGGGTTTTGCGCCATCGAGGTGCCCCCGTCGCCGAATGTCCAATCCCACGAGCTCGGCGTGTTGGGCGAAAGGTCGGAGAAATTCACCGTCAGCGGCACATTTCCGGACAATACGTCGCCGCTGAATTTGGCGTTGCCCACGCTCGACAGGGCGGTATTCGCATTCACGCGCCCCCAGCCAAGCTGGCCGGCATAGGTGGGATTGATGGCGTCGATCGGATCGGCAGTCATCATGATCAATGAATCGACCTGGTTCCTTGTCAACGATGGGTTCGCCGAGCGAATAAGCGCGTTAAGACCGGTTACAACCGGCGCGGACATGGAAGTACCGTCCAGAATTGCCGTGGTGGGTGTGTAGAAATTCGAGTACGTGGAGAGGATACTCACGCCCGGCGCACAGACATCGATCCAACTCCCGTAGTTCGAGAAGTCAGCCAGAAAATCACCTGAATTGGTAGCTGCCACCGACATGACACCTGTGCGAACGTCCTCCCAGCCGGCCACGCTCGATGTATCGTTCCCAGCCGAGTGAATGAACGAACAGCCGCTGGTGATGGCGTTGTCAATCGCAGCCGCTTCGGTCGAATTAAACGACCCGCCACCAAAACTGGCGTTGATCGCTTTCGCGCCATTGGCAACGGCATAGTTTATGGCGTTGGCGACGTCATTGCTGTTCAGCGTGCCGCGACCGTC from Candidatus Zixiibacteriota bacterium encodes the following:
- a CDS encoding S8 family serine peptidase, encoding MTRWLALRALAPAVLGLALMGSDASARVYPGQAPFKTEMVKGKVTVQMEDGVDVARMALSFGKVRFGVASLDKILDDNQVDNARPVFTNARKPEINSGLKDLTRFYELSFPESRDVRAVITDLMQNPHVRVAEPVWTMTVDASPNDPQWPSQWHMEPPGPDPNVYTAWDIETGADTIKIAIIDTGVNFKHTDLTGNIWVNPGEDLDHDGVVADSLDDRNNIDDDGNGFIDDLIGWDFVTSISGGTYPGEDGGTPDWDPNDHNGHGTHVAGIAAAMTNNTLNVTGMAGGWFGGHRSFRGVRIMCVRAGGTRADGRGTLNSNDVANAINYAVANGAKAINASFGGGSFNSTEAAAIDNAITSGCSFIHSAGNDTSSVAGWEDVRTGVMSVAATNSGDFLADFSNYGSWIDVCAPGVSILSTYSNFYTPTTAILDGTSMSAPVVTGLNALIRSANPSLTRNQVDSLIMMTADPIDAINPTYAGQLGWGRVNANTALSSVGNAKFSGDVLSGNVPLTVNFSDLSPNTPSSWDWTFGDGGTSMAQNPLHTYTTAGPNGVYDVGLRITDAVGDGEEQLLSYIWARADTAGTDSMIVERPSKVTIPIYLHNTSPIKELQYAFSMQNTANITLDSFSVVGTRASYFAQAQYSSFVPSLKQYAIFLKSYSGTNSNYLPADTGVVLKLFINVPSNAPKGTVVTFDTITIGTRTPYMASIWGSYWPVWKIPKIKVRQTLRGDLTNDGAVDISDLQAMIDFLFFGGPAPDPYAGNVDGLGGIDISDLSYLVDYLFFGGPPPPA